One window from the genome of Aptenodytes patagonicus chromosome 4, bAptPat1.pri.cur, whole genome shotgun sequence encodes:
- the PURG gene encoding purine-rich element-binding protein gamma: protein MERGRGGGGGGGGGRNLGGSGLQRSIYSQSQQQYHYPASSQGGCMEIQELASKRVDIQKKRFYLDVKQSSRGRFLKIAEVWIGRGRQDNIRKSKLTLSLSVAAELKDCLGDFIEHYAHLGLKGGHGHRHEHSNGKEQHPRRRQQHPPPSPPVSVGSEEHPHSVLKTEYIERDNRKYYLDLKENQRGRFLRIRQTMSRGPGMMGYFGHSLGQEQTIVLPAQGMIEFRDALVQLIEEYGEGDIEDRRGGGDEPPELPEGTSFRVDNKRFYFDVGSNRYGIFLKVSEVRPPYRNTITVPYKAWTRFGENFIKYEEEMRRIYHSHKEKRMDARGDSGEEQEGLE, encoded by the coding sequence atggaaagagggagaggaggaggaggaggaggaggaggaggaaggaaccTGGGAGGCTCTGGCCTGCAGAGGAGCATTTATTCCCAGTCCCAGCAGCAGTACCATTACCCGGCCTCCTCCCAGGGGGGCTGCATGGAGATCCAGGAGCTGGCCTCCAAGAGGGTGGACATCCAGAAAAAACGATTTTATCTGGATGTGAAACAGAGCTCCCGAGGCCGCTTCCTGAAGATCGCCGAGGTCTGGATAGGAAGAGGCAGGCAGGACAATATCAGGAAAAGCAAGCTGACCCTCTCCTTGTCCGTGGCCGCCGAGCTGAAGGACTGCCTGGGGGACTTCATCGAGCACTACGCCCACCTGGGCCTGAAAGGCGGCCACGGTCACCGGCACGAGCACAGCAATGGCAAAGAGCAGCATCCCCGGAGGCGACAGCAGCACCCGCCGCCTTCGCCTCCGGTGTCTGTCGGCTCCGAAGAGCACCCTCACAGCGTCCTCAAAACGGAGTACATCGAGAGGGACAACAGAAAGTATTACCTGGACCTGAAGGAGAATCAGCGGGGGCGCTTCTTGCGGATTAGGCAAACCATGAGCAGGGGACCTGGCATGATGGGTTATTTTGGCCACAGCTTGGGACAGGAGCAGACGATCGTCCTTCCAGCGCAAGGGATGATTGAGTTCAGGGATGCTTTGGTCCAGCTGATCGAAGAATACGGCGAGGGGGACATAGAGGATCGCCGGGGGGGAGGCGATGAGCCCCCGGAGCTCCCCGAGGGCACCTCCTTCCGAGTGGACAACAAGCGCTTCTACTTCGACGTGGGATCCAACAGGTACGGCATTTTCCTGAAGGTAAGTGAGGTGAGGCCGCCCTACCGTAACACCATCACGGTTCCATACAAAGCATGGACACGGTTTGGGGAAAATTTTATCAAGTACGAAGAAGAGATGAGGAGAATTTACCACagccataaagaaaaaagaatggatgCCAGAGGGGACAGTGGTGAAGAGCAAGAGGGTCTCGAATAG